In a single window of the Harpia harpyja isolate bHarHar1 chromosome 3, bHarHar1 primary haplotype, whole genome shotgun sequence genome:
- the SAV1 gene encoding protein salvador homolog 1 isoform X1, producing the protein MLSRKKTRTELSKPGEVQGKYVKKETSPLLRNLMPSFIRHGPTIPRRTDICPPDSTSSAYASGGDGIVSRNQSFLRTPVQRPPHEIMRRESNRLSAPSYLARSLADVPREYGSSSQSFLTEANSVLENGDAGARCYYYDHFYDAQRRRQLNDRVHEDYRYYEHNSDLFQRMSQNHGRHTSGIGRVAATSLGNLTNHSSEDLPLPPGWSVDWTIRGRKYYIDHNTNTTHWSHPLEREGLPPGWERVESAEFGVYYVDHINKRAQYKHPCAPSVPRYDQPPPVTYQPQQAERSQPLLVPANPYHTAEIPDWLQVYARAPVKYDHILKWELFQLADLDTYQGMLKLLFMKELERIVKLYEAYRQALLTELEHRKQRQQWYAQQHGKNF; encoded by the exons ATGCTGTCGCGGAAGAAGACGCGGACGGAGCTTTCCAAGCCGGGTGAGGTGCAGGGCAAGTACGTGAAGAAGGAGACCAGCCCTCTGCTTCGCA ATCTGATGCCTTCATTTATCCGTCACGGTCCAACCATTCCAAGACGAACTGATATCTGTCCTCCTGACTCAACGTCTTCTGCGTATGCTTCTGGTGGAGATGGAATTGTTTCCAGAAACCAGAGTTTCCTTCGAACTCCAGTGCAGAGGCCACCTCATGAAATAATGAGACGTGAAAGCAACAGACTGTCTGCGCCTTCCTATCTCGCAAGAAGTTTAGCTGACGTCCCTAGAGAATACGGCTCTTCCTCCCAGTCCTTTTTAACAGAAGCTAATTCTGTTTTGGAAAATGGAGATGCTGGTGCCCGTTGTTATTATTACGATCATTTTTATGATGCCCAGAGGAGACGTCAGTTAAATGATCGCGTACATGAGGACTACAGGTATTATGAACACAACAGCGATCTTTTCCAGAGGATGTCACAGAATCACGGGAGGCACACTTCAG gcatcGGTAGAGTTGCTGCTACATCTCTAGGAAACTTAACAAATCATAGTTCTGAAGATTTACCTCTTCCTCCCGGCTGGTCAGTGGACTGGACTATTAGAGGAAGGAAATACTATATAGATCATAACACTAATACAACTCACTGGAGCCATCCACTTGAGCGTGAAGGACTGCCTCCGGGATGGGAGAGAGTTGAGTCAGCAGAATTTGGAGTGTATTACGTAGATCACATCAATAAAAGAGCTCAATATAAGCATCCTTGTGCTCCCAG CGTTCCCCGTTATGACCAGCCTCCCCCAGTGACTTACCAGCCACAGCAAGCTGAGAGAAGCCAGCCTCTCCTTGTCCCTGCAAACCCCTACCACACGGCAGAGATTCCAGACTGGCTGCAGGTCTATGCCAGGGCTCCTGTaaa ATACGATCACATTCTGAAGTGGGAGCTCTTCCAGCTGGCAGACCTGGACACATACCAGGGGATGCTGAAGCTGCTCTTCATGAAAGAACTGGAACGGATCGTTAAGCTGTACGAAGCGTACAGGCAGGCCCTCCTCACCGAGCTGGAGCATCGcaagcagaggcagcagtggtATGCCCAGCAGCACGGCAAGAATTTTTAA
- the SAV1 gene encoding protein salvador homolog 1 isoform X2 has translation MLSRKKTRTELSKPGEVQGKYVKKETSPLLRNLMPSFIRHGPTIPRRTDICPPDSTSSAYASGGDGIVSRNQSFLRTPVQRPPHEIMRRESNRLSAPSYLARSLADVPREYGSSSQSFLTEANSVLENGDAGARCYYYDHFYDAQRRRQLNDRVHEDYRYYEHNSDLFQRMSQNHGRHTSGIGRVAATSLGNLTNHSSEDLPLPPGWSVDWTIRGRKYYIDHNTNTTHWSHPLEREGLPPGWERVESAEFGVYYVDHINKRAQYKHPCAPSVPRYDQPPPVTYQPQQAERSQPLLVPANPYHTAEIPDWLQVYARAPIRSHSEVGALPAGRPGHIPGDAEAALHERTGTDR, from the exons ATGCTGTCGCGGAAGAAGACGCGGACGGAGCTTTCCAAGCCGGGTGAGGTGCAGGGCAAGTACGTGAAGAAGGAGACCAGCCCTCTGCTTCGCA ATCTGATGCCTTCATTTATCCGTCACGGTCCAACCATTCCAAGACGAACTGATATCTGTCCTCCTGACTCAACGTCTTCTGCGTATGCTTCTGGTGGAGATGGAATTGTTTCCAGAAACCAGAGTTTCCTTCGAACTCCAGTGCAGAGGCCACCTCATGAAATAATGAGACGTGAAAGCAACAGACTGTCTGCGCCTTCCTATCTCGCAAGAAGTTTAGCTGACGTCCCTAGAGAATACGGCTCTTCCTCCCAGTCCTTTTTAACAGAAGCTAATTCTGTTTTGGAAAATGGAGATGCTGGTGCCCGTTGTTATTATTACGATCATTTTTATGATGCCCAGAGGAGACGTCAGTTAAATGATCGCGTACATGAGGACTACAGGTATTATGAACACAACAGCGATCTTTTCCAGAGGATGTCACAGAATCACGGGAGGCACACTTCAG gcatcGGTAGAGTTGCTGCTACATCTCTAGGAAACTTAACAAATCATAGTTCTGAAGATTTACCTCTTCCTCCCGGCTGGTCAGTGGACTGGACTATTAGAGGAAGGAAATACTATATAGATCATAACACTAATACAACTCACTGGAGCCATCCACTTGAGCGTGAAGGACTGCCTCCGGGATGGGAGAGAGTTGAGTCAGCAGAATTTGGAGTGTATTACGTAGATCACATCAATAAAAGAGCTCAATATAAGCATCCTTGTGCTCCCAG CGTTCCCCGTTATGACCAGCCTCCCCCAGTGACTTACCAGCCACAGCAAGCTGAGAGAAGCCAGCCTCTCCTTGTCCCTGCAAACCCCTACCACACGGCAGAGATTCCAGACTGGCTGCAGGTCTATGCCAGGGCTCCT ATACGATCACATTCTGAAGTGGGAGCTCTTCCAGCTGGCAGACCTGGACACATACCAGGGGATGCTGAAGCTGCTCTTCATGAAAGAACTGGAACGGATCGTTAA